In Burkholderia sp. NRF60-BP8, a single window of DNA contains:
- a CDS encoding CopD family protein produces the protein MAMLWVKTFHIVLIAAWFAGLFYLPRIYVNLAMETDPAAVRRLLLMARKLFRFMTMIAVPALACGLWLWLAIGIGQGQGWIHAKVTVVLLLVIYHAYCGHLLRVFERGENRRTDKWYRVFNELPVLGMLAAVALVVIKPF, from the coding sequence ATGGCAATGCTCTGGGTCAAGACGTTCCATATCGTTCTGATCGCCGCGTGGTTCGCGGGGCTCTTCTATCTGCCGCGCATCTACGTGAACCTGGCCATGGAGACCGATCCGGCCGCGGTGCGGCGTCTGCTCTTGATGGCGCGCAAGCTGTTCCGCTTCATGACGATGATCGCGGTGCCGGCGCTGGCGTGCGGGCTGTGGCTCTGGCTCGCGATCGGCATCGGGCAGGGGCAGGGCTGGATCCATGCGAAGGTGACGGTGGTGCTGCTGCTCGTGATCTACCACGCGTATTGCGGGCACCTGCTGCGGGTGTTCGAGCGCGGCGAGAACCGCCGCACCGACAAGTGGTATCGCGTGTTCAACGAACTGCCGGTGCTCGGCATGCTCGCCGCGGTCGCGCTGGTGGTGATCAAGCCGTTCTGA
- a CDS encoding glutamate-5-semialdehyde dehydrogenase, whose translation MDIDQYMTDLGRRARHASRAMARASTAAKNAALDAVARAIERDAQALKDANARDVARAREKGLDAAFVDRLTLSDKALKTMVEGLRQVASLADPIGEIGNLKFRPSGIQVGQMRVPLGVIGIIYESRPNVTIDAAALCLKSGNATILRGGSEALESNAALAKLIGEGLEAAGLPQDAVQVVATADRAAVGKLITMTEYVDVIVPRGGKSLIERLINEARVPMIKHLDGICHVYVDDRADLAKALTVCDNAKTHRYGTCNTMETLLVSGGIAATLLPPLGKLYRDKQVELRVDAAARAVLADAGVGPLVDATEEDWHTEYLAPVLAIKVVDGLDAAIEHINHYGSHHTDAIVTEDHDRAMRFLREVDSASVMVNASTRFADGFEFGLGAEIGISNDKLHARGPVGLEGLTSLKYVVLGHGEGRQ comes from the coding sequence ATGGATATCGATCAGTACATGACCGACCTGGGCCGTCGCGCCCGGCACGCTTCCCGCGCGATGGCGCGCGCCAGCACGGCCGCGAAGAACGCGGCGCTCGACGCCGTGGCCCGCGCGATCGAACGCGACGCGCAGGCGCTGAAGGATGCGAATGCGCGCGACGTCGCCCGCGCCCGCGAAAAGGGGCTCGATGCGGCGTTCGTCGACCGCCTGACGCTGTCGGACAAGGCGTTGAAGACGATGGTCGAAGGGCTGCGTCAGGTCGCGTCGCTCGCCGATCCGATCGGCGAGATCGGCAACCTCAAGTTCCGCCCGAGCGGGATCCAGGTCGGCCAGATGCGCGTGCCGCTTGGCGTGATCGGCATCATCTACGAGTCGCGCCCGAACGTGACGATCGACGCGGCCGCGCTGTGTCTGAAGTCGGGCAACGCGACGATCCTGCGCGGCGGCTCGGAAGCGCTTGAGTCGAACGCGGCGCTCGCGAAGCTGATCGGCGAAGGGCTCGAGGCGGCCGGGCTGCCGCAGGACGCGGTGCAGGTCGTCGCGACGGCCGATCGCGCGGCGGTCGGCAAGCTGATCACGATGACCGAATACGTCGACGTGATCGTGCCGCGCGGCGGCAAGAGCCTGATCGAACGGCTGATCAACGAGGCCCGCGTGCCGATGATCAAGCACCTCGACGGCATCTGCCACGTGTATGTCGACGACCGTGCCGATCTCGCGAAGGCGCTGACCGTCTGCGACAACGCGAAGACGCACCGCTACGGCACCTGCAACACGATGGAGACGCTGCTCGTGTCGGGCGGCATCGCCGCGACGCTGCTGCCGCCGCTCGGCAAGCTGTATCGCGACAAGCAGGTCGAACTGCGCGTCGACGCGGCCGCGCGCGCGGTGCTGGCGGACGCGGGCGTCGGCCCGCTCGTCGACGCGACCGAAGAAGACTGGCACACCGAGTATCTCGCGCCGGTGCTCGCGATCAAGGTCGTCGACGGGCTCGACGCCGCGATCGAGCACATCAATCACTACGGCTCGCATCACACCGATGCGATCGTCACCGAGGATCACGATCGCGCGATGCGGTTCCTGCGCGAAGTCGATTCGGCGAGCGTGATGGTCAACGCGTCGACGCGCTTCGCGGACGGTTTCGAATTCGGCCTCGGCGCGGAAATCGGCATCTCGAACGACAAGCTGCACGCACGCGGCCCCGTCGGCCTGGAAGGGCTGACGTCGCTGAAATACGTGGTGCTCGGGCACGGCGAAGGCCGTCAGTAA
- the edd gene encoding phosphogluconate dehydratase: protein MTSLHPTLAKVTERVIARSQSTRSAYLQRIDGAQGKFPARGALSCANLAHGFAGLEGNDKFAIKAIREPNIGIVSSYNEMLSAHAPYKDFPEIIKAAARENGGVAQFAGGVPAMCDGVTQGNPGMELSLFSREAIAMGTAIALTHNMFDAALCLGICDKIVPGLLIGALQFGHLPTIFVPAGPMTSGLSNDDKAKIRQQFATGQVGRDALLEAESAAYHGHGTCTFYGTANSNQMLMELMGLHLPGSAFVHPHTPLRTALTAEAARRVLDLTVERGHYTPIGHVIDEKAIVNGIVALLATGGSTNHTLHLVAIARAAGILIDWNDFDELSAVVPLLAKIYPNGKADVNHFHAAGGVAFLVRNLLEGGLLHEDVTTVAGKGLSHYTKEPKLIDGKLTWVDGAAESHDTKVLRGIRDPFQPDGGLRLMQGRLGRGVIKISAVAPEHRKVTAPAIVFDSQEAVQKAFDRGELKRDFVAVVRFQGARANGMPELHRLTPLLGVLQDQGFHVALVTDGRMSGASGKVPAVIHVSPEALLAGPIGKVKTGDTLVIDAEAGVLDIEIDDAEWHARPVAQPQHQAENEVGFGRELFGVFRAAAAPAEQGASVFGALVGETAVSVAA, encoded by the coding sequence ATGACGTCGCTGCACCCCACTCTGGCGAAGGTCACCGAACGCGTGATCGCCCGCAGCCAATCGACCCGTTCCGCCTATCTGCAGCGCATCGACGGCGCGCAAGGCAAGTTCCCGGCGCGCGGCGCGCTGTCGTGCGCGAACCTCGCGCACGGCTTCGCGGGCCTCGAGGGCAACGACAAGTTCGCGATCAAGGCGATCCGCGAACCGAACATCGGCATCGTGTCCTCGTACAACGAGATGCTGTCCGCGCACGCGCCGTACAAGGATTTCCCCGAAATCATCAAGGCCGCCGCGCGCGAAAACGGCGGGGTCGCGCAGTTCGCCGGCGGCGTGCCGGCGATGTGCGACGGCGTCACGCAGGGAAACCCGGGGATGGAGCTGTCGCTGTTCTCGCGCGAGGCGATCGCGATGGGCACGGCGATCGCGCTCACGCACAACATGTTCGATGCGGCGCTCTGCCTCGGCATCTGCGACAAGATCGTGCCGGGCCTGCTGATCGGCGCGCTGCAGTTCGGCCACCTGCCGACGATCTTCGTGCCGGCCGGCCCGATGACGAGCGGCCTGTCGAACGACGACAAGGCGAAGATCCGCCAGCAGTTCGCGACCGGCCAGGTCGGCCGCGACGCGCTGCTCGAAGCCGAATCGGCCGCGTATCACGGCCACGGCACCTGCACGTTCTACGGCACCGCGAACAGCAACCAGATGCTGATGGAGCTGATGGGGCTGCACCTGCCGGGCTCGGCCTTCGTTCACCCGCATACGCCGCTGCGCACCGCGCTGACGGCCGAGGCCGCGCGCCGCGTGCTCGACCTGACCGTCGAGCGCGGCCACTACACGCCGATCGGCCACGTGATCGACGAAAAGGCGATCGTCAACGGGATCGTCGCGCTGCTCGCGACGGGCGGCTCGACCAACCACACGCTGCACCTCGTCGCGATCGCGCGCGCGGCCGGCATCCTGATCGACTGGAACGACTTCGACGAGCTGTCGGCCGTCGTGCCGCTGCTCGCGAAGATCTACCCGAACGGCAAGGCCGACGTGAACCACTTCCATGCGGCGGGCGGCGTCGCGTTCCTGGTACGCAACCTGCTCGAAGGCGGGCTGCTGCACGAGGACGTGACGACGGTTGCGGGCAAGGGCCTGTCGCACTACACGAAGGAGCCGAAGCTGATCGACGGCAAGCTGACGTGGGTCGACGGCGCGGCCGAGAGCCACGACACGAAGGTGCTGCGCGGCATTCGCGACCCGTTCCAGCCGGACGGCGGCCTGCGCCTGATGCAGGGCCGGCTCGGCCGCGGCGTGATCAAGATCTCGGCGGTCGCGCCGGAGCACCGCAAGGTGACGGCGCCCGCGATCGTGTTCGACTCGCAGGAGGCCGTGCAGAAAGCGTTCGATCGCGGCGAACTGAAGCGCGATTTCGTCGCGGTGGTGCGCTTCCAGGGTGCGCGCGCGAACGGCATGCCCGAGCTGCACCGTTTGACGCCGCTGCTCGGCGTGCTGCAGGATCAGGGCTTCCATGTCGCGCTGGTGACGGACGGGCGCATGTCGGGTGCGTCGGGCAAGGTGCCGGCGGTGATCCACGTGTCGCCGGAAGCGCTGCTGGCCGGCCCGATCGGCAAGGTGAAGACGGGCGATACGCTCGTGATCGACGCGGAAGCCGGCGTGCTCGACATCGAGATCGACGACGCCGAGTGGCACGCGCGCCCGGTCGCGCAGCCGCAGCACCAGGCCGAGAACGAAGTCGGGTTCGGGCGCGAACTGTTCGGCGTGTTCCGCGCGGCCGCGGCGCCGGCCGAGCAGGGCGCATCGGTTTTCGGGGCGCTGGTCGGCGAAACGGCCGTCAGCGTCGCCGCATGA
- the eda gene encoding bifunctional 4-hydroxy-2-oxoglutarate aldolase/2-dehydro-3-deoxy-phosphogluconate aldolase — MKTIAEIVKLGPVIPVLAFDSVEQGENVSRALHAGGVKVLEITLRTPAGLEAIQRASQLADDIVVGVGTITKPEHCAQAKRAGATFGVSPGLTKELHLASLDAGLPLLPGVMTPSDIIQALEFGYEIVKFFPAQQAGGVPMLQAFHGPFPALKFCPTGGITVDTAPNFLKLPNVVCVGGSWLTPKAALAAQDWAEVTRLAQAASQLPR; from the coding sequence ATGAAGACGATTGCTGAAATCGTGAAGCTGGGCCCGGTCATTCCGGTGCTCGCATTCGACTCGGTCGAGCAGGGCGAAAACGTGTCGCGGGCATTGCACGCGGGCGGCGTGAAGGTGCTCGAGATCACGCTGCGCACGCCGGCGGGCCTGGAGGCGATCCAGCGCGCGAGCCAGCTCGCGGACGACATCGTCGTCGGCGTCGGCACGATCACGAAACCCGAGCATTGCGCGCAGGCGAAGCGCGCGGGCGCGACATTCGGCGTATCGCCGGGTCTGACGAAGGAACTGCATCTCGCGTCGCTCGACGCGGGCCTGCCGCTGCTGCCGGGCGTGATGACGCCGAGCGACATCATCCAGGCGCTCGAATTCGGCTACGAGATCGTGAAGTTCTTCCCCGCGCAGCAGGCGGGCGGCGTGCCGATGCTGCAGGCGTTCCACGGCCCGTTCCCGGCGCTGAAGTTCTGTCCGACCGGCGGCATCACGGTCGACACCGCGCCGAACTTCCTGAAGCTGCCGAACGTCGTGTGCGTCGGCGGCTCGTGGCTCACGCCGAAGGCCGCGCTCGCCGCGCAGGATTGGGCCGAAGTCACGCGTCTCGCGCAAGCGGCGAGCCAGTTGCCCCGTTAA
- a CDS encoding MurR/RpiR family transcriptional regulator: MLPRIEAIRAELRPSERKLADYILAAPREVLDLAMTELSTRAGVSQPTIARFCQALGCSGFREFKIRLAQSVAPGVSSVYRDVEPDEPAPGIIGKVFDRTIGALIEVRNSLSAGSVADAIALLSNASRIEFYGAGGSGIAAQDIQHKFFRLGVPSVAYSDPHTFSMSSALLGPHDVVVAISNTGRTRDIVDAARSALACGAKVVAITQSHSPLAKLATVSLASNVAEETDVFSPMTSRMSHLAIGDILAVGVALSRGPALMERVGRAKEAITRRRIDDAKD; the protein is encoded by the coding sequence ATGCTGCCCCGCATTGAAGCGATCCGCGCCGAGTTGCGCCCGTCCGAGCGCAAGCTCGCCGACTACATTCTCGCCGCGCCGCGCGAGGTGCTCGACCTCGCGATGACCGAGCTGTCGACTCGCGCGGGCGTCAGCCAGCCGACGATCGCGCGCTTCTGCCAGGCGCTCGGCTGCAGCGGCTTTCGCGAATTCAAGATCCGGCTCGCGCAGAGCGTGGCGCCGGGCGTGTCGTCGGTGTACCGCGACGTCGAGCCCGACGAACCGGCGCCCGGCATCATCGGCAAGGTGTTCGACCGCACGATCGGCGCGCTGATCGAAGTGCGCAACAGCCTGTCCGCAGGCAGCGTCGCCGACGCGATCGCGCTGCTGTCGAACGCGTCGCGCATCGAGTTCTACGGCGCCGGCGGCTCGGGCATTGCCGCGCAGGACATCCAGCACAAGTTTTTCCGGCTCGGCGTGCCGAGCGTCGCGTATTCGGATCCGCACACGTTCTCGATGTCGTCGGCGCTGCTCGGGCCCCACGACGTCGTCGTCGCGATCTCGAACACCGGCCGCACGCGCGACATCGTCGACGCCGCGCGCTCCGCGCTCGCGTGCGGCGCGAAAGTCGTCGCGATCACGCAGAGCCACTCGCCGCTCGCGAAGCTCGCGACGGTCAGCCTCGCGTCGAACGTTGCCGAGGAAACGGACGTGTTCTCGCCGATGACGTCGCGGATGTCGCATCTCGCGATCGGCGACATTCTCGCGGTCGGTGTCGCGCTGTCGCGCGGGCCGGCGCTGATGGAGCGCGTCGGCCGCGCGAAGGAAGCGATCACGCGGCGCCGGATCGACGACGCGAAGGATTGA